A stretch of the Sphingobacterium thalpophilum genome encodes the following:
- a CDS encoding TonB-dependent receptor, translated as MKLITFMTLSGMLQISLGAIGQNISLSEKNSSLAKVFKKISTQTGYGFLVEGSLLKMARPVTIEAHNTDINMVLTEIFRNQPLTFILKDQSVIVSAKKTAASLPSQSSSSSHTAVQQQGTISGRIINENGEGLADASITVLQNKQSLKSKADGSYSLSLPAGTYTVEVRYVSYQTKRITDIVVRAGRQTDLNVVLQNAVKSLEQVVVTASYRQESIASLYARQKNEATISNGISREQISVLPDKNVGETLKRISGVSTNDNRRVVIRGIAERYNLAMMDGATLPSTDVQVRDFEFDIVPSNLIDNVIIHKTASPDLSFGFGGGLVKISTLAIPTRNFTSFSMGSKYISGSTGKEFLGYGRGSLDYLAFDDGTRGHFPRDLTVFNGINYDPANPYKPVPEGVTPFTPEMIGAQNKRIGGLERLGTRKYTAMPGQNYQFSLGRTYPAARGVLGFVGSLSYRNEQSIDNISNFERGNWQKTNGATYEVSTGKEVNPTSSTQYNFNSSLSGLVNLGWNSKQHKLSSRNFYSRMFNNQFSVIKGWGNDIGHDSRPAIREYDRPKFIDMLQNKLEGEHQLGHFKLEWNVARNRLNNVEKDATEAWLAPIGTLNDTIYNIIPSHYANAGDGTFTRSEYHYTETNQIAEGALSYQTSWLGQKQILKAGYQFMDRHGLFEWVSLPIVSVGANTFTPVNTWSEYLEFKDPLHGMFYYPAAFSVSAYEGKNTNQAVYGMLDNRFNAWIRLVWGLRAEYYKYKSLQNGDNDLMMDARTIAMRKQKFVDPKTGKIVGMTADPETEEKTWRYLPAASLTLTPIQDVNIRLAYAQSVVRPALIENSRMVRQDPALGGAYRRNEGVLSTLIDHYDMRFEWYPSIAEVISIGFFYKYFQNPIELYQQMMDSSHRIYVTTNNSEWAKVKGLEFDIRKNLGFMLPGSLMEQFNFSGNVTLQSSRVQSAEFKATSMGTDKYGNSFEYREKYVLKSKRPLYGQIPVVYNAALQYTADRLGANVAFNHMGYKTFMTAMSEELIEYERPRNQLDAQISYKFLKNKNLDIKLNLSNLLNSPFRFYVNRAETFKLQDRWKGVANSALPTQEWDEIYEWKFGFSRKYEEGYYETSEDGKHKVRVGDKETFNRKVGSSFSLSLGYTF; from the coding sequence ATGAAGCTGATCACCTTCATGACACTTTCAGGCATGCTGCAGATAAGTTTAGGAGCAATCGGACAAAACATCAGCCTATCGGAGAAAAACAGCTCCCTGGCCAAAGTCTTCAAAAAAATCAGCACCCAGACAGGCTATGGATTTTTGGTCGAAGGCAGCCTCCTCAAAATGGCGCGGCCGGTCACGATAGAAGCCCACAACACCGACATCAACATGGTGCTGACGGAGATCTTCAGGAACCAGCCGCTGACCTTTATCCTGAAAGACCAGTCGGTGATCGTCTCGGCAAAGAAAACAGCAGCCTCCCTCCCTTCGCAGTCCAGCAGCTCCAGCCATACGGCCGTACAGCAACAGGGAACTATCAGCGGAAGGATCATCAACGAAAATGGCGAAGGGCTGGCCGATGCCAGTATAACCGTACTCCAGAACAAGCAGTCGCTGAAAAGCAAGGCCGACGGCAGCTACTCGCTGAGCCTTCCGGCGGGAACCTATACGGTCGAAGTACGTTACGTTTCGTATCAGACCAAGCGCATTACCGACATCGTCGTCCGGGCAGGCCGGCAGACTGATCTGAACGTCGTTTTACAGAATGCCGTCAAGAGCCTCGAGCAGGTTGTGGTCACCGCCAGCTACCGGCAGGAAAGCATTGCCTCACTCTATGCCAGACAGAAAAATGAAGCCACCATCTCCAACGGGATCAGCCGCGAACAGATATCCGTCTTACCGGATAAAAACGTAGGCGAAACCTTAAAACGGATCTCCGGAGTGAGTACCAACGACAACCGCCGCGTCGTCATCCGTGGTATCGCCGAACGTTACAATCTGGCCATGATGGACGGTGCTACCCTGCCGAGCACCGACGTCCAGGTCAGGGACTTCGAATTTGATATCGTGCCCAGCAACCTGATTGACAATGTCATTATCCACAAGACCGCGTCCCCCGACCTGAGCTTTGGTTTTGGCGGCGGGCTGGTCAAGATCAGTACCCTGGCCATTCCGACCAGAAACTTCACCTCCTTTTCGATGGGAAGCAAGTATATCAGCGGGTCCACAGGCAAGGAGTTCCTCGGATACGGCCGCGGCAGCCTGGACTACCTGGCTTTTGACGACGGTACCAGAGGTCATTTTCCGAGAGACTTAACGGTATTCAACGGCATTAATTACGATCCGGCCAATCCCTATAAACCCGTACCTGAAGGCGTGACGCCTTTTACACCCGAAATGATCGGCGCCCAGAACAAACGGATCGGCGGATTAGAACGTCTGGGCACACGCAAATATACCGCAATGCCCGGGCAGAACTATCAGTTCAGCCTCGGGAGGACCTATCCTGCTGCCCGCGGTGTCCTGGGATTTGTGGGCTCACTCAGCTACAGAAATGAGCAGTCCATCGATAACATCTCCAATTTTGAGCGGGGCAACTGGCAAAAGACAAATGGAGCTACCTACGAGGTCAGCACCGGAAAAGAAGTCAATCCGACGAGCTCGACGCAGTATAATTTCAACTCCAGCCTCAGCGGGCTGGTCAATCTCGGCTGGAACAGCAAGCAGCACAAACTCAGCTCCCGAAACTTCTATTCGAGGATGTTCAACAACCAGTTTTCAGTGATCAAGGGCTGGGGAAATGACATCGGCCACGATTCCAGACCGGCCATCAGGGAGTATGACCGCCCCAAATTTATTGATATGCTCCAGAACAAGCTGGAGGGCGAACATCAGCTGGGCCATTTTAAACTCGAATGGAACGTTGCGCGCAACCGGCTCAATAACGTCGAGAAAGATGCAACCGAAGCCTGGCTCGCCCCTATCGGAACCTTAAACGATACGATTTACAATATCATCCCTTCACACTACGCCAATGCCGGAGACGGCACCTTTACGCGGTCCGAATACCATTACACGGAGACCAACCAGATTGCCGAAGGCGCACTGAGCTACCAGACCAGCTGGCTGGGACAAAAACAGATCCTGAAAGCCGGGTATCAATTTATGGACAGACACGGCCTGTTTGAATGGGTGTCGCTGCCCATTGTTTCGGTAGGCGCAAATACCTTCACGCCAGTCAACACCTGGTCGGAGTATCTGGAGTTTAAAGACCCTCTACATGGGATGTTCTATTATCCCGCCGCCTTCTCGGTGAGTGCCTATGAGGGAAAAAACACCAACCAGGCAGTCTATGGCATGCTGGACAACCGTTTCAATGCCTGGATCCGCCTGGTATGGGGATTACGTGCCGAATACTACAAGTATAAAAGTTTACAAAATGGCGATAATGACCTGATGATGGACGCACGCACCATTGCCATGCGCAAGCAAAAGTTTGTCGACCCCAAAACCGGAAAGATTGTGGGCATGACGGCGGATCCCGAGACCGAGGAGAAAACCTGGCGCTATCTGCCCGCAGCGAGTCTGACACTGACCCCGATACAGGATGTCAACATCCGGCTCGCCTATGCACAGTCCGTGGTGCGGCCCGCGCTGATCGAAAACTCGAGAATGGTGCGGCAGGATCCGGCATTAGGCGGCGCATACCGTAGAAATGAAGGTGTGCTCTCCACCCTGATCGACCACTACGATATGCGCTTTGAGTGGTACCCTTCCATTGCAGAAGTGATCTCCATCGGCTTTTTCTATAAATATTTTCAGAACCCCATCGAATTGTACCAGCAGATGATGGATTCCTCACACCGCATTTACGTAACGACCAATAATTCAGAATGGGCCAAGGTAAAGGGGCTGGAGTTTGATATCCGCAAAAATTTAGGTTTCATGCTGCCGGGTTCATTGATGGAACAGTTCAATTTCAGCGGAAATGTGACACTGCAGAGCTCCAGGGTACAGTCGGCCGAATTTAAAGCCACATCCATGGGCACCGACAAATACGGGAACAGCTTTGAATACCGCGAAAAGTATGTCCTGAAAAGCAAGCGCCCGCTTTACGGACAGATTCCCGTGGTCTACAATGCAGCCTTACAGTACACTGCCGACAGACTGGGAGCCAATGTGGCGTTCAATCATATGGGGTATAAAACCTTTATGACCGCCATGAGTGAGGAGCTGATCGAATATGAGCGGCCGCGGAATCAGCTGGACGCACAGATCAGCTATAAATTTCTCAAAAACAAAAATCTGGACATCAAACTCAACCTGAGCAATCTGCTGAACAGTCCATTCCGCTTTTATGTGAACAGAGCCGAGACCTTCAAACTACAGGACCGGTGGAAGGGAGTGGCCAATTCAGCCTTGCCGACACAGGAGTGGGACGAGATCTACGAATGGAAGTTCGGTTTTTCACGGAAATACGAAGAAGGCTATTACGAAACCTCCGAAGATGGAAAACACAAGGTCCGCGTCGGAGACAAAGAAACCTTCAACCGCAAAGTGGGCAGCTCCTTTAGCCTATCCCTCGGATATACATTTTAA